In one Phyllostomus discolor isolate MPI-MPIP mPhyDis1 chromosome 8, mPhyDis1.pri.v3, whole genome shotgun sequence genomic region, the following are encoded:
- the JMJD4 gene encoding 2-oxoglutarate and iron-dependent oxygenase JMJD4 isoform X4 has product MDRETRVFAESHFRSLRGRLPSRVCPTPDRVDFIENPDSFSYADFFKGYLLPNLPCVFSSAFTEGWGSRKHWVTPSGKPDFDYLLQNYGDVVVPVANCGVQEYNSNPKEHMPLRDYISYWKEFIQGHYSSPRGCLYLKDWHLCRSPFHADIFRSFSWSVNICGRKKWFLFPPGQEEALRDCHGGLPYDVTAPAFLESRPHPGLNHCSPPLEVMQEAGEMVFVPSGWHHQVHNMEDTISINHNWVNGCNLANMWHFLQQELCAVQREVGEWKDTMPDWHHHCQVIMRSCSGINFKEFYHFLKVIAERRLLLAKEIGPGEVEYGEGSGLGPQQTIFDISRIAEVLASVVVNPDFQKVDTSMLSPQPEDLLQQLEEVMASMEPL; this is encoded by the exons ATGGACAGGGAAACGCGCGTGTTCGCAGAGAGTCACTTCCGAAGCCTCCGAGGGCGTCTCCCCAGCAGGGTCTGCCCTACCCCAGACCGTGTGGACTTTATTGAGAATCCAGACTCCTTTTCCTACGCGGACTTCTTCAAGGGTTACCTGCTCCCCAACTTGCCGTGTGTTTTCTCCAGCGCCTTCACcgagggctggggcagcaggaagcACTGGGTGACACCCAGTGGGAAACCTGACTTCGATTATCTGCTTCAAAATTATG GAGATGTAGTTGTACCTGTTGCAAACTGCGGGGTCCAGGAATACAACTCGAACCCTAAAGAACACATGCCCCTCAGAGATTACATCAGCTACTGGAAAGAGTTCATCCAGGGGCACTACTCTTCTCCCCGGGGCTGTCTCTACCTTAAAGACTGGCACCTGTGCAG GTCGCCATTCCATGCTGACATTTTCCGCTCCTTCAGCTGGTCTGTCAATATCTGCGGGAGGAAAAAGTGGTTCCTCTTCCCACCAGGGCAAGAAGAAGCCCTACGGGACTGCCATGGTGGCTTGCCCTACGACGTGACCGCCCCTGCATTCCTGGAGAGCCGCCCACACCCGGGGCTCAACCACTGCAGCCCCCCACTGGAGGTCATGCAGGAGGCAGGCGAGATGGTGTTCGTGCCCAGCGGGTGGCACCACCAAGTCCACAACATG GAGGACACTATCTCCATCAACCACAACTGGGTCAATGGCTGTAACCTGGCCAACATGTGGCATTTCCTACAGCAGGAGCTCTGTGCTGTGCAACGGGAGGTCGGCGAGTGGAAGGACACCATGCCTGACTGGCACCACCACTGCCAG GTCATCATGAGGTCCTGCTCTGGGATCAATTTCAAAGAATTTTACCACTTCCTCAAGGTCATTGCTGAAAGGAGGCTCCTCTTAGCAAAGGAGATAGGCCCTGGTGAAGTGGAATATGGTgagggctctgggctgggcccCCAGCAGACCATTTTTGACATCAGCCGGATTGCTGAGGTGCTGGCGTCTGTGGTAGTCAACCCCGACTTCCAGAAAGTGGACACCAGCATGCTCTCTCCGCAGCCAGAGGATCTCCTGCAGCAGCTAGAGGAAGTCATGGCCAGCATGGAACCTCTTTAG
- the JMJD4 gene encoding 2-oxoglutarate and iron-dependent oxygenase JMJD4 isoform X5, whose product MDRETRVFAESHFRSLRGRLPSRVCPTPDRVDFIENPDSFSYADFFKGYLLPNLPCVFSSAFTEGWGSRKHWVTPSGKPDFDYLLQNYGDVVVPVANCGVQEYNSNPKEHMPLRDYISYWKEFIQGHYSSPRGCLYLKDWHLCRDSSAEGIFTLPVYFSSDWLNEYWDTLDVDDYRFIYMGPTGTWSPFHADIFRSFSWSVNICGRKKWFLFPPGQEEALRDCHGGLPYDVTAPAFLESRPHPGLNHCSPPLEVMQEAGEMVFVPSGWHHQVHNMVIMRSCSGINFKEFYHFLKVIAERRLLLAKEIGPGEVEYGEGSGLGPQQTIFDISRIAEVLASVVVNPDFQKVDTSMLSPQPEDLLQQLEEVMASMEPL is encoded by the exons ATGGACAGGGAAACGCGCGTGTTCGCAGAGAGTCACTTCCGAAGCCTCCGAGGGCGTCTCCCCAGCAGGGTCTGCCCTACCCCAGACCGTGTGGACTTTATTGAGAATCCAGACTCCTTTTCCTACGCGGACTTCTTCAAGGGTTACCTGCTCCCCAACTTGCCGTGTGTTTTCTCCAGCGCCTTCACcgagggctggggcagcaggaagcACTGGGTGACACCCAGTGGGAAACCTGACTTCGATTATCTGCTTCAAAATTATG GAGATGTAGTTGTACCTGTTGCAAACTGCGGGGTCCAGGAATACAACTCGAACCCTAAAGAACACATGCCCCTCAGAGATTACATCAGCTACTGGAAAGAGTTCATCCAGGGGCACTACTCTTCTCCCCGGGGCTGTCTCTACCTTAAAGACTGGCACCTGTGCAG GGACTCCTCTGCAGAGGGCATATTCACCCTGCCTGTGTACTTCTCCTCTGACTGGCTCAACGAATACTGGGACACCCTGGATGTGGACGACTACCGTTTCATCTACATGGGGCCCACTGGCACCTG GTCGCCATTCCATGCTGACATTTTCCGCTCCTTCAGCTGGTCTGTCAATATCTGCGGGAGGAAAAAGTGGTTCCTCTTCCCACCAGGGCAAGAAGAAGCCCTACGGGACTGCCATGGTGGCTTGCCCTACGACGTGACCGCCCCTGCATTCCTGGAGAGCCGCCCACACCCGGGGCTCAACCACTGCAGCCCCCCACTGGAGGTCATGCAGGAGGCAGGCGAGATGGTGTTCGTGCCCAGCGGGTGGCACCACCAAGTCCACAACATG GTCATCATGAGGTCCTGCTCTGGGATCAATTTCAAAGAATTTTACCACTTCCTCAAGGTCATTGCTGAAAGGAGGCTCCTCTTAGCAAAGGAGATAGGCCCTGGTGAAGTGGAATATGGTgagggctctgggctgggcccCCAGCAGACCATTTTTGACATCAGCCGGATTGCTGAGGTGCTGGCGTCTGTGGTAGTCAACCCCGACTTCCAGAAAGTGGACACCAGCATGCTCTCTCCGCAGCCAGAGGATCTCCTGCAGCAGCTAGAGGAAGTCATGGCCAGCATGGAACCTCTTTAG
- the JMJD4 gene encoding 2-oxoglutarate and iron-dependent oxygenase JMJD4 isoform X3, with amino-acid sequence MDRETRVFAESHFRSLRGRLPSRVCPTPDRVDFIENPDSFSYADFFKGYLLPNLPCVFSSAFTEGWGSRKHWVTPSGKPDFDYLLQNYGDVVVPVANCGVQEYNSNPKEHMPLRDYISYWKEFIQGHYSSPRGCLYLKDWHLCRDSSAEGIFTLPVYFSSDWLNEYWDTLDVDDYRFIYMGPTGTWSPFHADIFRSFSWSVNICGRKKWFLFPPGQEEALRDCHGGLPYDVTAPAFLESRPHPGLNHCSPPLEVMQEAGEMVFVPSGWHHQVHNMQELCAVQREVGEWKDTMPDWHHHCQVIMRSCSGINFKEFYHFLKVIAERRLLLAKEIGPGEVEYGEGSGLGPQQTIFDISRIAEVLASVVVNPDFQKVDTSMLSPQPEDLLQQLEEVMASMEPL; translated from the exons ATGGACAGGGAAACGCGCGTGTTCGCAGAGAGTCACTTCCGAAGCCTCCGAGGGCGTCTCCCCAGCAGGGTCTGCCCTACCCCAGACCGTGTGGACTTTATTGAGAATCCAGACTCCTTTTCCTACGCGGACTTCTTCAAGGGTTACCTGCTCCCCAACTTGCCGTGTGTTTTCTCCAGCGCCTTCACcgagggctggggcagcaggaagcACTGGGTGACACCCAGTGGGAAACCTGACTTCGATTATCTGCTTCAAAATTATG GAGATGTAGTTGTACCTGTTGCAAACTGCGGGGTCCAGGAATACAACTCGAACCCTAAAGAACACATGCCCCTCAGAGATTACATCAGCTACTGGAAAGAGTTCATCCAGGGGCACTACTCTTCTCCCCGGGGCTGTCTCTACCTTAAAGACTGGCACCTGTGCAG GGACTCCTCTGCAGAGGGCATATTCACCCTGCCTGTGTACTTCTCCTCTGACTGGCTCAACGAATACTGGGACACCCTGGATGTGGACGACTACCGTTTCATCTACATGGGGCCCACTGGCACCTG GTCGCCATTCCATGCTGACATTTTCCGCTCCTTCAGCTGGTCTGTCAATATCTGCGGGAGGAAAAAGTGGTTCCTCTTCCCACCAGGGCAAGAAGAAGCCCTACGGGACTGCCATGGTGGCTTGCCCTACGACGTGACCGCCCCTGCATTCCTGGAGAGCCGCCCACACCCGGGGCTCAACCACTGCAGCCCCCCACTGGAGGTCATGCAGGAGGCAGGCGAGATGGTGTTCGTGCCCAGCGGGTGGCACCACCAAGTCCACAACATG CAGGAGCTCTGTGCTGTGCAACGGGAGGTCGGCGAGTGGAAGGACACCATGCCTGACTGGCACCACCACTGCCAG GTCATCATGAGGTCCTGCTCTGGGATCAATTTCAAAGAATTTTACCACTTCCTCAAGGTCATTGCTGAAAGGAGGCTCCTCTTAGCAAAGGAGATAGGCCCTGGTGAAGTGGAATATGGTgagggctctgggctgggcccCCAGCAGACCATTTTTGACATCAGCCGGATTGCTGAGGTGCTGGCGTCTGTGGTAGTCAACCCCGACTTCCAGAAAGTGGACACCAGCATGCTCTCTCCGCAGCCAGAGGATCTCCTGCAGCAGCTAGAGGAAGTCATGGCCAGCATGGAACCTCTTTAG
- the JMJD4 gene encoding 2-oxoglutarate and iron-dependent oxygenase JMJD4 isoform X1, which yields MDRETRVFAESHFRSLRGRLPSRVCPTPDRVDFIENPDSFSYADFFKGYLLPNLPCVFSSAFTEGWGSRKHWVTPSGKPDFDYLLQNYGDVVVPVANCGVQEYNSNPKEHMPLRDYISYWKEFIQGHYSSPRGCLYLKDWHLCRDSSAEGIFTLPVYFSSDWLNEYWDTLDVDDYRFIYMGPTGTWSPFHADIFRSFSWSVNICGRKKWFLFPPGQEEALRDCHGGLPYDVTAPAFLESRPHPGLNHCSPPLEVMQEAGEMVFVPSGWHHQVHNMEDTISINHNWVNGCNLANMWHFLQQELCAVQREVGEWKDTMPDWHHHCQVIMRSCSGINFKEFYHFLKVIAERRLLLAKEIGPGEVEYGEGSGLGPQQTIFDISRIAEVLASVVVNPDFQKVDTSMLSPQPEDLLQQLEEVMASMEPL from the exons ATGGACAGGGAAACGCGCGTGTTCGCAGAGAGTCACTTCCGAAGCCTCCGAGGGCGTCTCCCCAGCAGGGTCTGCCCTACCCCAGACCGTGTGGACTTTATTGAGAATCCAGACTCCTTTTCCTACGCGGACTTCTTCAAGGGTTACCTGCTCCCCAACTTGCCGTGTGTTTTCTCCAGCGCCTTCACcgagggctggggcagcaggaagcACTGGGTGACACCCAGTGGGAAACCTGACTTCGATTATCTGCTTCAAAATTATG GAGATGTAGTTGTACCTGTTGCAAACTGCGGGGTCCAGGAATACAACTCGAACCCTAAAGAACACATGCCCCTCAGAGATTACATCAGCTACTGGAAAGAGTTCATCCAGGGGCACTACTCTTCTCCCCGGGGCTGTCTCTACCTTAAAGACTGGCACCTGTGCAG GGACTCCTCTGCAGAGGGCATATTCACCCTGCCTGTGTACTTCTCCTCTGACTGGCTCAACGAATACTGGGACACCCTGGATGTGGACGACTACCGTTTCATCTACATGGGGCCCACTGGCACCTG GTCGCCATTCCATGCTGACATTTTCCGCTCCTTCAGCTGGTCTGTCAATATCTGCGGGAGGAAAAAGTGGTTCCTCTTCCCACCAGGGCAAGAAGAAGCCCTACGGGACTGCCATGGTGGCTTGCCCTACGACGTGACCGCCCCTGCATTCCTGGAGAGCCGCCCACACCCGGGGCTCAACCACTGCAGCCCCCCACTGGAGGTCATGCAGGAGGCAGGCGAGATGGTGTTCGTGCCCAGCGGGTGGCACCACCAAGTCCACAACATG GAGGACACTATCTCCATCAACCACAACTGGGTCAATGGCTGTAACCTGGCCAACATGTGGCATTTCCTACAGCAGGAGCTCTGTGCTGTGCAACGGGAGGTCGGCGAGTGGAAGGACACCATGCCTGACTGGCACCACCACTGCCAG GTCATCATGAGGTCCTGCTCTGGGATCAATTTCAAAGAATTTTACCACTTCCTCAAGGTCATTGCTGAAAGGAGGCTCCTCTTAGCAAAGGAGATAGGCCCTGGTGAAGTGGAATATGGTgagggctctgggctgggcccCCAGCAGACCATTTTTGACATCAGCCGGATTGCTGAGGTGCTGGCGTCTGTGGTAGTCAACCCCGACTTCCAGAAAGTGGACACCAGCATGCTCTCTCCGCAGCCAGAGGATCTCCTGCAGCAGCTAGAGGAAGTCATGGCCAGCATGGAACCTCTTTAG
- the JMJD4 gene encoding 2-oxoglutarate and iron-dependent oxygenase JMJD4 isoform X6 has product MDRETRVFAESHFRSLRGRLPSRVCPTPDRVDFIENPDSFSYADFFKGYLLPNLPCVFSSAFTEGWGSRKHWVTPSGKPDFDYLLQNYGTPLQRAYSPCLCTSPLTGSTNTGTPWMWTTTVSSTWGPLAPGQEEALRDCHGGLPYDVTAPAFLESRPHPGLNHCSPPLEVMQEAGEMVFVPSGWHHQVHNMEDTISINHNWVNGCNLANMWHFLQQELCAVQREVGEWKDTMPDWHHHCQVIMRSCSGINFKEFYHFLKVIAERRLLLAKEIGPGEVEYGEGSGLGPQQTIFDISRIAEVLASVVVNPDFQKVDTSMLSPQPEDLLQQLEEVMASMEPL; this is encoded by the exons ATGGACAGGGAAACGCGCGTGTTCGCAGAGAGTCACTTCCGAAGCCTCCGAGGGCGTCTCCCCAGCAGGGTCTGCCCTACCCCAGACCGTGTGGACTTTATTGAGAATCCAGACTCCTTTTCCTACGCGGACTTCTTCAAGGGTTACCTGCTCCCCAACTTGCCGTGTGTTTTCTCCAGCGCCTTCACcgagggctggggcagcaggaagcACTGGGTGACACCCAGTGGGAAACCTGACTTCGATTATCTGCTTCAAAATTATG GGACTCCTCTGCAGAGGGCATATTCACCCTGCCTGTGTACTTCTCCTCTGACTGGCTCAACGAATACTGGGACACCCTGGATGTGGACGACTACCGTTTCATCTACATGGGGCCCACTGGCACCTG GGCAAGAAGAAGCCCTACGGGACTGCCATGGTGGCTTGCCCTACGACGTGACCGCCCCTGCATTCCTGGAGAGCCGCCCACACCCGGGGCTCAACCACTGCAGCCCCCCACTGGAGGTCATGCAGGAGGCAGGCGAGATGGTGTTCGTGCCCAGCGGGTGGCACCACCAAGTCCACAACATG GAGGACACTATCTCCATCAACCACAACTGGGTCAATGGCTGTAACCTGGCCAACATGTGGCATTTCCTACAGCAGGAGCTCTGTGCTGTGCAACGGGAGGTCGGCGAGTGGAAGGACACCATGCCTGACTGGCACCACCACTGCCAG GTCATCATGAGGTCCTGCTCTGGGATCAATTTCAAAGAATTTTACCACTTCCTCAAGGTCATTGCTGAAAGGAGGCTCCTCTTAGCAAAGGAGATAGGCCCTGGTGAAGTGGAATATGGTgagggctctgggctgggcccCCAGCAGACCATTTTTGACATCAGCCGGATTGCTGAGGTGCTGGCGTCTGTGGTAGTCAACCCCGACTTCCAGAAAGTGGACACCAGCATGCTCTCTCCGCAGCCAGAGGATCTCCTGCAGCAGCTAGAGGAAGTCATGGCCAGCATGGAACCTCTTTAG
- the JMJD4 gene encoding 2-oxoglutarate and iron-dependent oxygenase JMJD4 isoform X2 yields the protein MDRETRVFAESHFRSLRGRLPSRVCPTPDRVDFIENPDSFSYADFFKGYLLPNLPCVFSSAFTEGWGSRKHWVTPSGKPDFDYLLQNYGDVVVPVANCGVQEYNSNPKEHMPLRDYISYWKEFIQGHYSSPRGCLYLKDWHLCRDSSAEGIFTLPVYFSSDWLNEYWDTLDVDDYRFIYMGPTGTCWSVNICGRKKWFLFPPGQEEALRDCHGGLPYDVTAPAFLESRPHPGLNHCSPPLEVMQEAGEMVFVPSGWHHQVHNMEDTISINHNWVNGCNLANMWHFLQQELCAVQREVGEWKDTMPDWHHHCQVIMRSCSGINFKEFYHFLKVIAERRLLLAKEIGPGEVEYGEGSGLGPQQTIFDISRIAEVLASVVVNPDFQKVDTSMLSPQPEDLLQQLEEVMASMEPL from the exons ATGGACAGGGAAACGCGCGTGTTCGCAGAGAGTCACTTCCGAAGCCTCCGAGGGCGTCTCCCCAGCAGGGTCTGCCCTACCCCAGACCGTGTGGACTTTATTGAGAATCCAGACTCCTTTTCCTACGCGGACTTCTTCAAGGGTTACCTGCTCCCCAACTTGCCGTGTGTTTTCTCCAGCGCCTTCACcgagggctggggcagcaggaagcACTGGGTGACACCCAGTGGGAAACCTGACTTCGATTATCTGCTTCAAAATTATG GAGATGTAGTTGTACCTGTTGCAAACTGCGGGGTCCAGGAATACAACTCGAACCCTAAAGAACACATGCCCCTCAGAGATTACATCAGCTACTGGAAAGAGTTCATCCAGGGGCACTACTCTTCTCCCCGGGGCTGTCTCTACCTTAAAGACTGGCACCTGTGCAG GGACTCCTCTGCAGAGGGCATATTCACCCTGCCTGTGTACTTCTCCTCTGACTGGCTCAACGAATACTGGGACACCCTGGATGTGGACGACTACCGTTTCATCTACATGGGGCCCACTGGCACCTG CTGGTCTGTCAATATCTGCGGGAGGAAAAAGTGGTTCCTCTTCCCACCAGGGCAAGAAGAAGCCCTACGGGACTGCCATGGTGGCTTGCCCTACGACGTGACCGCCCCTGCATTCCTGGAGAGCCGCCCACACCCGGGGCTCAACCACTGCAGCCCCCCACTGGAGGTCATGCAGGAGGCAGGCGAGATGGTGTTCGTGCCCAGCGGGTGGCACCACCAAGTCCACAACATG GAGGACACTATCTCCATCAACCACAACTGGGTCAATGGCTGTAACCTGGCCAACATGTGGCATTTCCTACAGCAGGAGCTCTGTGCTGTGCAACGGGAGGTCGGCGAGTGGAAGGACACCATGCCTGACTGGCACCACCACTGCCAG GTCATCATGAGGTCCTGCTCTGGGATCAATTTCAAAGAATTTTACCACTTCCTCAAGGTCATTGCTGAAAGGAGGCTCCTCTTAGCAAAGGAGATAGGCCCTGGTGAAGTGGAATATGGTgagggctctgggctgggcccCCAGCAGACCATTTTTGACATCAGCCGGATTGCTGAGGTGCTGGCGTCTGTGGTAGTCAACCCCGACTTCCAGAAAGTGGACACCAGCATGCTCTCTCCGCAGCCAGAGGATCTCCTGCAGCAGCTAGAGGAAGTCATGGCCAGCATGGAACCTCTTTAG